The following coding sequences are from one Polyodon spathula isolate WHYD16114869_AA chromosome 7, ASM1765450v1, whole genome shotgun sequence window:
- the LOC121318447 gene encoding probable tubulin polyglutamylase TTLL1 isoform X1, which produces MAGKVKWVTDIEKSVLVNNFEKRGWIQVSESEDWNFYWMSVQTIRNVFSVDNGYRLSDDQIVNHFPNHYELTRKDMMIKNIKRYRRELEKEGSPLAEKDENGKYIYLDFVPVTFMLPADYNLFVEEFRKNPSSTWIMKPCGKAQGKGIFLINKLSQIKKWSRDSRTSTFLAASSGKEAYVISLYIDNPLLIGGKKFDLRLYVLVTTYRPLKCYMYKLGFCRFCTVKYTPSTSELDNMFVHLTNVAIQKHGNDYNHIHGGKWTVSNLRLYLESTRGKEVTNKLFDEMHWIIVQSLKAVASVMNNDKHCFECYGYDIIIDDKLKPWLIEVNASPSLTSSTANDRILKYNLINDTLNIVTPNGEIPDSKWNRSPQKDCFGNYELLYDEEVAQSENTDRDLRSRSGPSVGSKGGRMNNLGKPMPATWK; this is translated from the exons ATGGCTGGAAAAGTGAAATGGGTTACTGATATAGAGAAATCTGTGCTTGTTAACAACTTTGAAAAGAGAGGGTGGATTCAAGTGTCCGAAAGTGAAGATTGGAACTTTTACTG gATGAGCGTGCAGACTATCCGAAATGTTTTCAGTGTTGACAATGGGTATCGTCTCTCTGATGACCAGATTGTCAATCATTTTCCCAATCACTATGAGTTAACCAGAAAAGACATGATGATTAAAAACATAAAGAGGTATAGGAGAGAACTTGAAAAAGAAGGCAGTCCTCTGGCAGAAAAGGATGAAAAtggcaaatacatttatttag ATTTTGTGCCAGTGACATTCATGCTTCCAGCTGACTATAACCTGTTTGTTGAAGAGTTTCGGAAAAATCCGTCTAGTACCTGGATAATGAAACCTTGTGGGAAGGCTCAGGGTAAAGGAATATTTCTAATAAACAAGCTCTCTCAAATCAAGAAATGGTCACGAGACAGCAGAACCTCCAC TTTTTTAGCTGCATCCAGTGGAAAAGAAGCATACGTCATTTCTCTTTACATTGACAATCCCTTGCTTATTGGTGGCAAGAAATTTGACCTGCGTTTGTATGTTTTGGTGACAACATACCGTCCTTTGAAGTGTTACAT GTATAAGCTGGGATTTTGTCGGTTTTGTACAGTGAAATATACTCCAAGTACAAGTGAGCTGGATAATATGTTTGTACATCTTACAAATGTAGCAATACAAAAACATGGG AATGACTATAATCACATCCACGGAGGGAAGTGGACAGTGAGCAATTTGCGATTGTATTTGGAGAGCACACGGGGCAAGGAGGTCACAAACAAATTATTTGATGAAATGCACTGGATCATTGTGCAGTCACTCAAAGCTGTTGCG tCAGTAATGAACAATGACAAACACTGCTTTGAATGCTATGGTTATGACATCATTATTGATGATAAACTCAAGCCGTGGCTTATTGAG GTAAATGCTTCCCCATCCCTCACTTCAAGCACAGCCAATGACCGGATACTCAAGTATAATCTTATTAATGACACTCTTAATATTGTGACTCCAAATGGCGAAATTCCAGACAGCAAATGGAATCGGAGTCCTCAAAAGGACTGTTTTGGAAACTATGAACTTTT
- the LOC121318447 gene encoding probable tubulin polyglutamylase TTLL1 isoform X2, giving the protein MAGKVKWVTDIEKSVLVNNFEKRGWIQVSESEDWNFYWMSVQTIRNVFSVDNGYRLSDDQIVNHFPNHYELTRKDMMIKNIKRYRRELEKEGSPLAEKDENGKYIYLDFVPVTFMLPADYNLFVEEFRKNPSSTWIMKPCGKAQGKGIFLINKLSQIKKWSRDSRTSTFLAASSGKEAYVISLYIDNPLLIGGKKFDLRLYVLVTTYRPLKCYMYKLGFCRFCTVKYTPSTSELDNMFVHLTNVAIQKHGNDYNHIHGGKWTVSNLRLYLESTRGKEVTNKLFDEMHWIIVQSLKAVASVMNNDKHCFECYGYDIIIDDKLKPWLIEV; this is encoded by the exons ATGGCTGGAAAAGTGAAATGGGTTACTGATATAGAGAAATCTGTGCTTGTTAACAACTTTGAAAAGAGAGGGTGGATTCAAGTGTCCGAAAGTGAAGATTGGAACTTTTACTG gATGAGCGTGCAGACTATCCGAAATGTTTTCAGTGTTGACAATGGGTATCGTCTCTCTGATGACCAGATTGTCAATCATTTTCCCAATCACTATGAGTTAACCAGAAAAGACATGATGATTAAAAACATAAAGAGGTATAGGAGAGAACTTGAAAAAGAAGGCAGTCCTCTGGCAGAAAAGGATGAAAAtggcaaatacatttatttag ATTTTGTGCCAGTGACATTCATGCTTCCAGCTGACTATAACCTGTTTGTTGAAGAGTTTCGGAAAAATCCGTCTAGTACCTGGATAATGAAACCTTGTGGGAAGGCTCAGGGTAAAGGAATATTTCTAATAAACAAGCTCTCTCAAATCAAGAAATGGTCACGAGACAGCAGAACCTCCAC TTTTTTAGCTGCATCCAGTGGAAAAGAAGCATACGTCATTTCTCTTTACATTGACAATCCCTTGCTTATTGGTGGCAAGAAATTTGACCTGCGTTTGTATGTTTTGGTGACAACATACCGTCCTTTGAAGTGTTACAT GTATAAGCTGGGATTTTGTCGGTTTTGTACAGTGAAATATACTCCAAGTACAAGTGAGCTGGATAATATGTTTGTACATCTTACAAATGTAGCAATACAAAAACATGGG AATGACTATAATCACATCCACGGAGGGAAGTGGACAGTGAGCAATTTGCGATTGTATTTGGAGAGCACACGGGGCAAGGAGGTCACAAACAAATTATTTGATGAAATGCACTGGATCATTGTGCAGTCACTCAAAGCTGTTGCG tCAGTAATGAACAATGACAAACACTGCTTTGAATGCTATGGTTATGACATCATTATTGATGATAAACTCAAGCCGTGGCTTATTGAG